A window of Candidatus Vicinibacter proximus contains these coding sequences:
- a CDS encoding RNA polymerase sigma factor, protein MSTLEFYTSFDKQSQTLHNFAFSLTRDSEDAKDLYQETAFRALSNRDKFQPGTNFKAWLITIMKNIFINNYRRKVKGGIVNDNSENQYYLNSINNSISNSAESDIMMDELNGMVESLDDSLRIPFLRYFHGFKYQEIADELELPLGTVKSRIFFARKALKNMIAQHYKGYEDIAIREN, encoded by the coding sequence ATGTCGACGTTAGAGTTCTACACATCTTTTGATAAGCAGTCACAGACCCTCCACAACTTTGCCTTCAGTCTCACCAGAGATTCAGAAGATGCAAAGGACCTATATCAGGAAACTGCCTTCAGGGCATTATCCAACAGAGATAAGTTTCAACCGGGAACCAACTTCAAGGCATGGCTAATCACCATCATGAAGAATATCTTCATTAACAATTACCGCCGAAAAGTAAAAGGAGGAATTGTAAATGACAACAGCGAAAACCAATACTATCTCAACTCCATAAATAATTCCATTTCCAACAGTGCTGAATCAGACATCATGATGGATGAACTGAATGGAATGGTTGAAAGTCTGGATGATTCACTGCGAATTCCTTTTCTCCGTTATTTCCATGGTTTTAAATATCAGGAAATCGCAGACGAACTGGAACTTCCACTCGGTACTGTGAAAAGCCGTATTTTCTTCGCACGTAAAGCCCTCAAAAATATGATCGCCCAACACTATAAGGGATATGAGGATATTGCGATTAGGGAGAATTAG
- a CDS encoding LptF/LptG family permease produces the protein MGIKGLGLSILDKYILRKYVSTFIFTMAILSLIAVVFDVSERIEKFISKDLGWWHVTRDYYFNFIPWINSLLFPLYSLITVIFFTSRMADQTEIIPIFSSGISYRRFLRPFIIAASFFTLVHLVGNHIVVPRGNKILKDFENTYIKTSNIYSKDRNVHLFVEPQVEAFIYLFNVSDSSGSNFQLRKLEGSRVVQILTARTIRWKGPPHIWTLGDYEIRTLEDSTEKFNVYQGKFVDTSLNLLVSDFVILKNRKEMMRTPELSEFIDREKEKGSGITGPYEVEKHRRTADPFTSLILAIIGTCIASRKVRGGLGLHLAVGVILGVVFIFLSKLSLTFANNEVIPPLLAVWIPNIIFSFVAFYTYKIAQK, from the coding sequence ATGGGGATAAAAGGCTTAGGCCTGTCGATTTTAGATAAGTATATCCTTCGTAAATATGTATCGACATTCATATTTACCATGGCCATTTTGTCCCTTATTGCCGTTGTTTTTGATGTTTCTGAAAGAATAGAAAAATTTATTTCCAAAGATCTTGGGTGGTGGCATGTGACCAGAGATTACTACTTCAATTTTATCCCCTGGATTAATTCGCTGTTGTTCCCCCTTTATTCACTGATCACCGTGATATTTTTTACATCCCGGATGGCTGATCAGACCGAGATTATTCCCATATTCAGTTCAGGAATTTCCTACAGAAGGTTTCTGAGGCCATTCATTATAGCAGCATCATTTTTCACTCTGGTGCATTTGGTAGGGAATCACATTGTAGTGCCAAGAGGCAATAAAATTCTCAAAGATTTTGAGAATACCTACATCAAGACTTCCAATATTTATTCCAAGGACCGCAATGTGCACTTGTTTGTCGAGCCTCAGGTAGAAGCTTTTATTTATCTTTTTAATGTTTCGGATTCTTCAGGAAGTAATTTTCAATTGAGGAAGTTGGAAGGATCCAGAGTGGTACAAATCCTTACTGCAAGAACGATACGTTGGAAGGGCCCTCCGCACATTTGGACATTGGGGGATTATGAGATCAGGACCTTAGAAGACAGCACAGAAAAGTTTAATGTTTACCAGGGTAAGTTTGTGGATACTTCGCTGAATTTGTTGGTTTCGGATTTCGTCATTCTGAAAAATAGGAAGGAAATGATGAGGACCCCGGAATTGAGCGAGTTTATTGACCGGGAGAAAGAGAAAGGTTCAGGAATCACTGGTCCTTATGAGGTGGAAAAACACCGTAGAACGGCAGATCCATTTACTTCTTTGATTTTGGCAATAATAGGTACCTGTATTGCGTCAAGAAAGGTAAGAGGTGGTCTTGGTCTTCATCTGGCCGTTGGTGTAATCTTGGGCGTGGTGTTCATTTTTCTGTCCAAACTTTCACTCACATTTGCCAATAATGAGGTAATTCCTCCTTTATTGGCAGTTTGGATACCAAATATAATATTTTCTTTTGTGGCATTTTATACATATAAAATTGCGCAGAAGTAA
- the tgt gene encoding tRNA guanosine(34) transglycosylase Tgt has protein sequence MTGFNLIHEDTSCRARTGEILTDRGVVYTPVFMPVGTSATVKAVHQQELSSVVKAEIILGNTYHLYLRPGLEVISEAGGLHRFMNWQAPILTDSGGYQVFSLSARRKIRPEGVTFQSHIDGSKHIFTPESVVDTQRILGSDIMMALDECPPYPCTRKYAEKSLRITNDWLTRGIQHFINTESRYGQKQIFVPIAQGSVFDDLRKESILFNSQYPNPIYAIGGLSVGEPQEELYRMVAWSTEFMPRLSARYLMGVGTPANLLECIAQGIDMFDCVLPTRNARHGIIYTTKGIIHIRNQKWKTDFSMIDEGLDVPTSNLHSKAYLRHLFMVGEILAAQIASIQNLSFYTWLMREARKQIQLNNFDSWKREILITINQKL, from the coding sequence ATGACCGGATTTAATTTAATACATGAGGATACCAGCTGTAGAGCCAGAACCGGGGAAATCCTTACAGATCGTGGAGTTGTGTATACACCCGTTTTTATGCCTGTCGGAACATCAGCTACAGTGAAAGCAGTCCATCAGCAGGAGCTTTCCTCTGTAGTAAAAGCGGAAATTATACTTGGAAACACCTATCATCTTTATTTGCGTCCGGGTCTGGAAGTGATTTCCGAAGCTGGAGGGCTGCACAGGTTTATGAATTGGCAGGCTCCTATTTTGACGGATAGTGGAGGATATCAGGTTTTCTCCCTGAGTGCCCGAAGAAAAATTAGGCCTGAGGGCGTTACCTTCCAATCCCATATAGATGGTTCGAAGCACATTTTTACACCTGAATCCGTAGTGGACACGCAACGGATACTTGGTTCAGATATCATGATGGCATTAGATGAATGTCCACCTTATCCATGTACCAGGAAATATGCAGAGAAATCATTGCGAATTACTAATGACTGGCTGACACGGGGAATCCAGCATTTTATAAATACCGAATCCAGATATGGGCAGAAGCAAATATTTGTTCCCATTGCACAAGGTTCCGTATTTGATGACCTAAGGAAGGAATCCATTTTGTTCAACAGTCAATACCCAAATCCCATTTATGCCATAGGTGGACTTTCTGTCGGTGAACCACAAGAAGAACTTTATAGAATGGTGGCCTGGTCAACAGAATTTATGCCTCGCTTAAGTGCGCGCTATCTGATGGGCGTTGGAACACCTGCAAATCTTTTGGAGTGTATTGCACAGGGAATCGATATGTTTGATTGTGTTTTACCTACACGAAATGCAAGGCATGGAATAATTTATACGACTAAAGGAATCATCCATATCAGAAACCAAAAATGGAAGACAGATTTCAGTATGATTGATGAGGGACTTGATGTTCCGACCAGTAATTTGCACAGTAAAGCTTATCTACGCCATTTATTTATGGTAGGAGAAATTCTTGCTGCACAAATCGCCAGCATACAAAACTTAAGTTTTTACACCTGGTTGATGAGGGAAGCTCGGAAGCAAATCCAATTGAATAATTTTGACTCCTGGAAGAGGGAAATTTTGATCACCATAAACCAAAAATTGTAA
- the rodA gene encoding rod shape-determining protein RodA — MIRTVRNAQYDWMIIGIYLSLIIIGWFSIYAATYTYSEDTNFLDLSVPITKQTVYIAIALSVFIIALFIDVKFWHTFAYIFYGISIFLLLLVLFVGSEIKGARAWFVIGGFSFQPSEIAKFCTTLAVSSYLSYYKVNLKTGVYQWIVVGIIFAPVFFILLQPDAGSAITFLSLFILLFIEGFNPVYYISAVSLFLSFVFSILFPLEQVIMAIILAAIGFSWFNFKIFKYHYALLAVLLISLIYCFYFLGLGYMVYVALGFLGVSLIMLWRNRQEKLSLFLPLAVAVLYAFSYFSINLFNGLELHQQERIKVWLKPSECDPRGSLYNLLQSKVAIGSGGMLGKGFMNGNMTKLKFVPEQSTDFIFSTIGEEQGFFGSVIVILLFVVLIWRILNTSERITNKFASYFGLSLAGFLFIHVLVNIGMTMGLVPIIGIPLPFISKGGSSLIGFSLMLGVFIRMQSRSA; from the coding sequence ATGATAAGAACGGTAAGAAATGCACAATATGATTGGATGATCATTGGCATTTATCTTAGCCTGATTATCATAGGTTGGTTTAGTATTTATGCAGCAACCTATACCTACAGTGAGGATACAAATTTTTTAGATCTGTCGGTTCCGATTACCAAACAAACAGTTTACATTGCTATTGCACTTTCTGTATTTATAATAGCCTTATTTATTGATGTTAAATTCTGGCACACTTTCGCGTACATTTTTTATGGTATAAGTATTTTTTTATTGCTGCTAGTACTGTTCGTTGGTTCAGAGATCAAAGGAGCTAGAGCCTGGTTTGTAATTGGCGGATTTTCTTTCCAGCCTTCTGAAATTGCAAAGTTTTGTACAACGCTTGCCGTATCCAGTTACTTGTCCTATTATAAGGTAAATTTAAAAACCGGAGTTTACCAATGGATTGTAGTCGGAATCATTTTCGCACCAGTGTTTTTCATTTTGTTGCAACCGGATGCAGGTTCAGCCATTACTTTTTTGTCTCTTTTTATATTGCTTTTTATTGAGGGCTTCAATCCTGTTTATTATATCTCTGCGGTATCGCTTTTTTTATCTTTTGTTTTTTCCATTTTATTTCCATTGGAACAGGTTATTATGGCTATCATTCTTGCGGCAATCGGGTTTAGTTGGTTTAATTTTAAAATTTTCAAATACCACTACGCATTACTGGCAGTACTTTTAATTAGTCTTATTTATTGTTTTTATTTTCTCGGATTGGGATATATGGTTTATGTGGCTTTGGGTTTCCTGGGCGTCAGTCTGATCATGTTGTGGAGGAACAGACAGGAAAAATTATCTCTGTTTCTACCGTTGGCAGTGGCAGTGCTTTATGCATTTTCTTATTTTTCCATCAATCTTTTCAATGGCTTAGAATTGCACCAACAGGAACGTATAAAAGTTTGGCTTAAGCCTTCTGAATGTGATCCAAGAGGTTCCCTTTATAATTTGTTGCAATCCAAGGTTGCGATTGGATCGGGAGGCATGTTGGGAAAAGGATTTATGAATGGAAACATGACAAAGTTAAAGTTTGTACCAGAGCAATCCACCGATTTTATTTTTAGTACGATTGGCGAAGAACAAGGATTTTTCGGCAGCGTCATTGTGATATTATTATTTGTGGTGCTTATTTGGCGGATATTGAATACGAGCGAACGCATTACCAATAAGTTTGCTTCTTATTTTGGTCTGTCGCTGGCAGGATTTTTATTTATTCACGTTCTTGTAAACATCGGCATGACCATGGGGCTGGTTCCAATTATTGGAATCCCATTGCCATTTATCAGCAAAGGTGGATCCTCATTGATTGGATTTTCTTTAATGCTGGGTGTTTTTATCAGGATGCAATCCAGATCTGCATGA